One segment of Bacteroides caecimuris DNA contains the following:
- a CDS encoding RagB/SusD family nutrient uptake outer membrane protein, whose translation MNSKYISIFLSVYIMCICSSCSDFLKEVSQDEFEPKTASAFQELLNGEGYSTTICLDPITDVLTDDVEGAQGQSDNYIDENLAHRAVYTWQSNMYLLLADYDMTNLLHTYQKLYKCIMACNLVIDGLTDADGTEDEKMQTRGEALALRAYYYFLLVNLYAMPYNCAGTNPESLLGVPLVIKPEIRDEGIARNTVAEVYTQICKDIEEACSLLDGKADNTLGLFRINNVAAHLLASRIYLYMENWDKVLEHADVALADAPALVDLTTYQLSNPAFPHYAINNIISRNFPEVIFINGSMSGSIKTEGTLIRVSESGSNALLRLYDSSDARRNIFFSDMSPLYYKYWMAKRGTQEQGFVWRTAELYLNRAEAYAAKYMAGDNSCGQKAVDDLDALRSKRLSNFVAYTLTTPAALMEFCHEERRRELCFESHRWFDLRRYGMPSIEHTWYDASGNRTVYTLKEKDLGYVLPIPQDAMDTNSALIQNELAPERVGEVN comes from the coding sequence ATGAATAGTAAATATATATCAATATTCCTTTCTGTATACATAATGTGTATATGTTCCTCTTGCAGTGATTTCCTGAAAGAAGTTTCGCAAGATGAGTTTGAACCGAAAACAGCTTCTGCTTTTCAAGAATTGTTGAATGGTGAGGGATATTCAACTACCATTTGTCTCGATCCTATCACAGATGTATTGACTGATGATGTGGAGGGAGCTCAGGGACAATCTGATAATTACATAGATGAAAACTTGGCTCATCGTGCAGTCTATACGTGGCAATCTAATATGTACTTGTTGCTGGCTGATTATGATATGACTAACCTGCTACACACCTATCAGAAACTTTATAAATGTATTATGGCCTGTAATTTGGTTATAGACGGGCTGACAGATGCGGATGGAACAGAAGATGAAAAAATGCAGACAAGAGGTGAGGCTTTGGCACTTCGTGCTTACTATTATTTCTTATTGGTGAATTTATATGCTATGCCTTACAATTGTGCTGGGACTAATCCGGAGAGTCTTTTGGGAGTGCCTCTAGTTATCAAACCGGAAATTAGAGATGAGGGAATTGCACGTAATACAGTTGCGGAAGTTTATACTCAAATATGTAAGGATATTGAAGAAGCCTGTAGTTTGCTGGATGGTAAAGCTGACAACACTCTAGGATTGTTTCGTATAAATAATGTAGCAGCACATCTTCTAGCTTCCCGAATTTATTTGTATATGGAAAATTGGGATAAGGTGCTAGAGCATGCTGATGTGGCTTTGGCCGATGCTCCGGCATTGGTTGACCTGACTACATATCAGCTAAGTAATCCGGCTTTTCCTCATTATGCTATTAACAATATAATTTCTAGGAATTTCCCGGAAGTAATATTTATTAATGGAAGCATGAGCGGGAGTATAAAAACAGAAGGTACGTTAATCAGGGTGTCTGAGAGCGGTTCGAATGCTTTATTGAGACTATATGATTCTTCGGATGCCCGTCGAAATATATTTTTTAGTGATATGAGTCCTTTGTATTACAAATATTGGATGGCCAAACGTGGAACTCAGGAACAGGGGTTTGTATGGCGTACTGCCGAACTTTATTTAAATCGTGCGGAAGCTTATGCTGCTAAATATATGGCAGGAGATAACTCTTGTGGACAAAAGGCTGTTGATGACCTGGATGCTCTTCGCAGTAAACGTTTGTCGAATTTTGTGGCTTATACGTTAACCACGCCTGCAGCTCTGATGGAATTTTGTCATGAAGAACGTCGCCGTGAACTTTGTTTTGAATCACATCGCTGGTTTGATCTCCGTCGTTATGGTATGCCTTCTATTGAACATACATGGTATGATGCATCAGGAAACCGTACCGTATATACATTGAAGGAGAAAGATCTGGGTTATGTATTACCTATTCCACAGGATGCAATGGATACAAATTCAGCTTTAATACAGAATGAATTGGCACCGGAGCGTGTAGGCGAGGTAAACTAA
- a CDS encoding TlpA family protein disulfide reductase: MKKLFVLFVFCAYFITTYAQSRLSGIEKPQAGSLISFNYQASGGPLENRDTLSCTIYLYEDYLWRMDDVTLIRSGKNQWKGNYRLADNCALFALSFLAGEAWNRTIDNNDENGGYVFTTLDAQGKMLPGGYLGWGTFRKPSCFHIGNYFQKFDIQDEAVEMWTTKEMEHYAANLPKFVNVYMNMVALRMGEKNRKAVDFFFQKINKEFAMTEFIYSTFENIYRFRLQEQATADSIKSIILKQYPHGFSARAQMFHQVEAMEVGEERVSKTEEFFRTYPYNKCIEDPFSRKQAYMYYNLTRPYASFLFDGKQYDKLIAALPSMNFVTLSEVFRWNIFRAYKFRLAKNDSVYPVAKALMEQMVQKRNDLSNNMEELRYTPKEAQELLDIQFYERLGIYLQLLKDLNKNDEALTWLSYYKDDVLSYADATVNQVRYEILSATGKKEQALEVLKNSVKYNTITTDMMTALREEVKPASDAEFKVYLDKLKGAALKEALYEEVKSHMTDVEIPTFELLDMDGNVVSSDSFKDKIVVIDFWANWCAPCKRAFEGMKLAVDAYANDPEVVFYFVNTMDFGMKGKPAVEKYLNNNGYSHFKVLFDTLKEGTKGYNKVFSIFSSQFNSSGIPRKVILKNGRMLYTAEGYSGSPSQLADEISYAVELIRKK; this comes from the coding sequence ATGAAAAAATTATTTGTATTGTTTGTTTTCTGTGCGTACTTTATAACTACTTATGCACAGTCTCGTTTGTCCGGTATTGAAAAACCGCAGGCAGGTTCTCTGATCTCATTTAATTATCAGGCATCAGGAGGACCATTGGAAAACCGGGATACATTGTCTTGTACGATCTATCTCTATGAGGATTATTTATGGAGGATGGACGATGTAACTTTAATCCGTAGCGGAAAGAATCAGTGGAAAGGAAATTATCGGTTGGCTGACAATTGTGCCCTGTTCGCTTTATCATTTCTAGCTGGTGAAGCATGGAACCGCACGATAGATAATAATGACGAAAACGGAGGATATGTGTTTACGACATTAGATGCACAGGGGAAAATGTTACCTGGCGGTTATTTGGGATGGGGGACATTCCGTAAACCTTCTTGTTTCCATATTGGAAATTACTTCCAAAAGTTTGATATTCAGGATGAGGCGGTAGAGATGTGGACAACTAAGGAAATGGAGCATTATGCTGCAAATTTGCCGAAGTTCGTAAATGTTTATATGAACATGGTAGCCTTACGTATGGGAGAAAAGAATCGGAAAGCTGTTGATTTCTTCTTTCAGAAAATCAATAAAGAGTTTGCTATGACCGAGTTCATCTACTCTACGTTTGAGAATATTTATCGTTTCAGATTGCAGGAGCAGGCAACGGCGGACTCGATAAAGAGTATTATATTAAAACAATATCCTCACGGGTTTTCTGCTCGTGCACAAATGTTTCATCAGGTGGAGGCTATGGAGGTAGGCGAAGAACGGGTAAGTAAGACTGAAGAATTTTTTAGGACGTATCCATATAACAAATGTATAGAAGATCCGTTCTCCCGTAAACAAGCTTATATGTATTATAATCTGACCCGTCCCTATGCTTCTTTTCTTTTTGACGGAAAACAGTATGACAAACTTATTGCTGCCTTGCCATCAATGAATTTTGTGACTTTGAGTGAAGTGTTCCGGTGGAATATATTCCGTGCCTATAAATTTCGGTTGGCGAAAAATGACTCAGTCTATCCGGTAGCGAAAGCCTTGATGGAACAAATGGTGCAAAAACGGAATGACCTTTCTAATAATATGGAAGAATTAAGATACACTCCGAAAGAAGCACAGGAATTGCTTGACATTCAGTTTTACGAACGTTTGGGAATTTATCTGCAATTATTAAAGGATTTGAATAAGAATGACGAGGCTTTGACATGGCTCTCTTATTATAAGGATGATGTATTGTCTTATGCGGATGCTACAGTCAATCAGGTACGTTATGAGATTTTGTCAGCTACCGGAAAGAAAGAACAAGCATTGGAGGTTTTGAAAAATTCGGTGAAATATAATACGATTACCACTGATATGATGACTGCTCTGCGTGAGGAAGTGAAACCGGCATCTGATGCCGAGTTTAAAGTCTATCTTGATAAATTGAAAGGTGCGGCATTGAAAGAGGCGTTATATGAGGAAGTGAAATCTCATATGACAGATGTTGAAATCCCTACTTTCGAATTGCTGGATATGGACGGGAATGTTGTGAGCAGTGACAGTTTCAAAGATAAGATTGTAGTGATTGATTTTTGGGCAAACTGGTGCGCACCTTGTAAACGTGCGTTTGAGGGAATGAAACTTGCTGTAGACGCTTATGCGAACGATCCGGAGGTTGTTTTCTATTTTGTAAATACCATGGATTTCGGAATGAAGGGAAAACCGGCAGTCGAGAAGTATTTGAATAATAATGGATACTCACATTTTAAAGTATTGTTCGATACTTTAAAGGAGGGAACCAAAGGGTATAACAAGGTTTTCAGTATTTTCTCTAGTCAATTCAATTCATCCGGTATTCCTCGTAAAGTAATTTTAAAGAATGGTAGGATGCTTTATACGGCTGAAGGATATTCCGGAAGTCCGTCACAACTGGCTGATGAGATTAGTTATGCAGTCGAATTAATACGGAAGAAATAA
- a CDS encoding prolyl oligopeptidase family serine peptidase, giving the protein MKRYVCLILLFLLGAEGVFSQKRPMKLDDCKLWRSVDQIQLSENGKWVVYNYRALYRQDLDTTYIYNVQTGETICKAGLSNFSFMANGKLLKYEKKEEGDDSGRPSVYTLNLLTQQEKQWAKNIFLVPIKGTDMAYYVQYKPTGKADFTFVNLLTGEEQCIEDINTFGQVEAGRLLYSVADSLKSTLYLWEKGRKTQVGEVPGYIASIANPDAKGCGTLSCASTYDTRFDVTSIYTYDLNKCICSKLLSYQDITGLPEGTKVSSMSRLINSKTQLLIDLEPLAYPQVERETDQVNLELWIWDENISPRRSFKRSGFDASKYDKYVYDIATGECFTLPTKGLSSLAFPQGEDVKGCIAFDATPWYKESDWTMSPNDDVYYIGMNGEKKKLASHGKYGLSWSPDGTKVLLYDPALKAWRLIDMATGSDRDLTTGKLPYPVYEEEHDYSFDAAPYGVAHWNPDNHTVVIYDRYDLWSLDVKGEKAPVCLTQGKGRKELITFRKAEHPVSSRDKLYLEGFDEKSKTKGLYLLAGKNLRDMAVDSQSNLVVKANTDNGKVVLWTKEDYGERDFWVSDLTLRNPKRVTDSNPQVKDINWGTTRLYTWTNLEGKKNEGILFLPENYREGQSYPVIVLFYEKMSQELNSYRLPEYSSATIDIPWFVSNGYIIFCPDISYRIGAPYESCYNAVISGVEQLVKDGIADKERIGINGHSWGGSQTAWLVTRTNIFKCASPCSAVTDQVADYLMLRGTGQPNMYFEEDAQGRLGKTLWEDRELYLENSPVMHADKIHTPLLIFHGEKDTSVRIYQGMALYFAMRRLGRPAWLLNYRDVGHQMGGDAECRDFMQRLIGFFDYYLKDAPMPEWMKGDNNK; this is encoded by the coding sequence ATGAAGAGATATGTTTGTTTGATATTGCTCTTCCTGCTGGGAGCAGAGGGGGTATTTTCTCAGAAACGGCCGATGAAACTGGATGACTGTAAGTTGTGGCGTTCGGTAGATCAGATACAATTATCGGAAAATGGAAAATGGGTAGTTTACAACTATCGTGCTTTGTACCGTCAGGATCTTGATACAACTTATATATATAATGTGCAGACAGGAGAAACGATCTGTAAAGCCGGTCTTTCCAATTTTTCGTTTATGGCTAACGGCAAGTTGCTGAAATATGAAAAGAAGGAGGAAGGAGATGATTCGGGACGTCCATCTGTCTATACATTAAATTTGCTTACACAGCAAGAGAAACAATGGGCTAAGAATATCTTTTTAGTTCCTATAAAAGGAACCGACATGGCTTATTATGTACAATATAAGCCAACCGGAAAGGCAGACTTTACTTTTGTAAATTTGCTGACGGGAGAGGAACAGTGCATTGAGGATATAAATACCTTCGGGCAGGTAGAGGCAGGTCGGTTGCTTTATAGTGTGGCGGACAGTTTGAAGTCGACTTTGTATCTGTGGGAGAAAGGAAGAAAAACCCAAGTAGGGGAAGTTCCCGGTTATATTGCAAGTATCGCTAATCCGGATGCCAAAGGATGTGGAACTTTATCATGTGCTTCTACTTATGATACTCGTTTTGATGTAACCTCTATCTATACATATGATTTGAATAAATGTATTTGTTCGAAACTGTTGTCCTATCAAGATATAACTGGTCTGCCTGAGGGGACGAAAGTTTCTTCTATGTCTCGATTGATAAACAGTAAGACTCAGTTGCTGATTGATTTGGAACCGTTAGCTTATCCGCAGGTGGAAAGGGAAACGGATCAGGTAAATCTGGAATTGTGGATATGGGACGAGAACATTTCTCCCCGCCGATCTTTCAAACGCTCAGGTTTTGATGCATCTAAGTATGACAAGTATGTCTATGATATTGCTACAGGGGAGTGTTTTACTTTGCCTACAAAAGGTCTGTCTTCTTTGGCTTTTCCGCAGGGAGAGGATGTAAAAGGATGTATTGCCTTCGACGCTACTCCCTGGTATAAGGAATCTGACTGGACGATGTCTCCCAATGACGATGTTTATTATATCGGAATGAATGGCGAGAAGAAGAAGCTGGCAAGTCATGGAAAGTATGGTTTAAGTTGGAGTCCCGATGGAACCAAAGTTTTATTGTACGATCCTGCCCTGAAAGCATGGCGGCTGATTGATATGGCTACGGGGAGCGACCGGGACTTGACAACAGGGAAATTGCCTTATCCGGTATATGAAGAAGAGCATGACTATTCTTTTGATGCTGCACCTTATGGAGTGGCACATTGGAATCCGGACAATCACACTGTGGTCATATACGACCGATATGACTTGTGGAGTCTGGATGTGAAAGGCGAGAAAGCTCCTGTCTGTCTGACACAAGGGAAGGGCAGAAAAGAGCTGATAACATTCCGCAAGGCTGAGCATCCGGTTTCTTCAAGAGATAAATTGTATCTCGAAGGATTTGATGAAAAAAGTAAAACGAAAGGATTGTACCTGCTGGCGGGTAAGAACCTGCGTGATATGGCTGTTGATTCTCAATCGAATCTGGTCGTAAAAGCTAACACGGACAATGGTAAAGTAGTACTTTGGACGAAGGAAGATTATGGAGAAAGAGATTTTTGGGTTTCTGATCTGACTCTGCGAAATCCGAAGCGGGTGACGGACTCCAATCCTCAGGTGAAAGATATTAACTGGGGAACTACCCGGCTTTATACTTGGACAAATTTGGAAGGCAAGAAAAATGAAGGAATTTTGTTTCTGCCGGAGAATTACCGGGAAGGTCAAAGTTATCCTGTCATCGTACTATTCTATGAGAAGATGTCACAGGAGCTTAATAGTTATCGTTTGCCGGAGTATAGTAGTGCGACGATTGATATTCCCTGGTTTGTAAGTAATGGATATATCATTTTCTGTCCGGATATCAGCTATCGTATCGGTGCTCCTTACGAAAGTTGTTATAATGCGGTGATAAGTGGTGTGGAACAACTTGTTAAAGATGGAATTGCCGATAAGGAACGCATTGGAATCAACGGTCATAGTTGGGGCGGTTCGCAGACTGCCTGGTTGGTGACACGTACTAATATATTCAAATGCGCTTCTCCCTGTTCTGCGGTTACGGATCAGGTGGCAGATTATCTGATGCTTCGCGGAACGGGTCAGCCTAATATGTATTTTGAAGAGGATGCACAAGGCCGTTTGGGTAAAACACTTTGGGAAGATCGGGAACTTTATCTTGAGAACTCTCCGGTTATGCATGCCGATAAGATTCATACTCCTTTGTTGATATTCCATGGTGAGAAAGACACAAGTGTACGCATATATCAAGGCATGGCTCTCTATTTTGCGATGCGTCGGTTGGGACGTCCGGCCTGGTTGCTGAATTATCGGGATGTAGGACATCAGATGGGCGGAGATGCTGAGTGTCGTGATTTTATGCAACGGTTAATCGGCTTTTTTGATTACTATCTGAAAGATGCGCCTATGCCGGAATGGATGAAAGGGGATAATAATAAGTGA
- a CDS encoding S41 family peptidase, producing the protein MRAILFGILLGVVYCDLKAQSTPEEKLMQTLYAITHLYVDSVPKEAYINHTIAEMVGKLDPFSEYLPPVELKSNDQALGGMAAFAGVGMEGTWKDGHFYVSFVEKTGSAWLQGIRAGDEVLSVDGKTVEQLQDGQIFRLLNGEEGSVVTLQIKRGKKTPFERKIVRTYILSSGVRSAYMIDSETGYLSISVFSKNVAEDFRKQLQNLLRRGMKKLILDIRKNEGGLFDEAIAIADELLDGNKPVVYADGIHMERMTFQASVKGLFEQGRLVVLVNGQTKSAAEILAGALQDWDRGVLVGGSTFGKGMIQDTFPFEDGSALRLTVARYFTPSGRSIQKPYGGGQLSAQSGKTYESLRTHRVLRSEGGIVPDVFVSADTVHFTRWYNMLVYSGVQKQVTRDYVVGCRPELLKKYKTFEAFQKNFDGGALLQEICRVAEEANIVFSEEEYERSENFLRVQVKALVARELFNENEYYYRILNSADPFVQKACEIMNTSEEYRRILKENN; encoded by the coding sequence ATGAGAGCAATATTGTTTGGGATACTGTTGGGGGTAGTTTACTGTGACCTGAAGGCGCAATCTACTCCGGAGGAGAAATTAATGCAGACGTTGTATGCGATTACCCATCTTTATGTGGATTCTGTTCCAAAAGAGGCGTATATAAACCATACTATTGCGGAAATGGTGGGAAAACTGGATCCCTTTTCTGAGTACTTGCCTCCTGTGGAGCTAAAAAGTAACGACCAGGCATTAGGTGGTATGGCAGCTTTTGCAGGAGTCGGAATGGAAGGGACTTGGAAAGACGGGCATTTTTACGTGTCTTTTGTAGAAAAGACGGGCAGTGCTTGGCTACAAGGTATCCGTGCCGGAGATGAAGTTCTGTCAGTGGATGGGAAAACAGTGGAACAATTGCAGGACGGACAGATTTTCCGCTTATTGAATGGCGAAGAGGGGAGTGTGGTCACTTTGCAAATCAAGCGTGGAAAAAAGACTCCTTTTGAACGGAAGATAGTTCGTACTTATATACTATCCTCCGGTGTGAGGTCTGCTTATATGATAGACAGTGAAACTGGCTATCTTTCAATCTCTGTCTTTTCGAAGAATGTAGCGGAAGATTTTCGTAAACAGCTTCAGAACTTACTTCGGCGAGGAATGAAAAAACTGATTCTGGATATCCGGAAGAACGAAGGGGGGCTGTTTGATGAGGCGATAGCGATAGCAGACGAGTTATTGGACGGTAACAAACCGGTAGTTTATGCGGATGGCATCCACATGGAAAGGATGACGTTTCAGGCATCTGTCAAAGGACTGTTTGAACAAGGTCGTTTGGTGGTATTGGTAAACGGGCAGACAAAGTCGGCTGCGGAGATTTTGGCGGGTGCGTTGCAAGATTGGGACCGCGGTGTGCTGGTAGGAGGCTCTACCTTTGGAAAGGGAATGATTCAGGACACCTTTCCTTTTGAAGACGGCTCGGCGCTTAGGCTGACGGTGGCGCGTTATTTCACACCAAGCGGACGGTCTATTCAAAAGCCTTATGGGGGTGGGCAGTTGTCTGCTCAATCCGGCAAGACCTATGAATCTTTACGTACTCACCGTGTTTTGAGGAGCGAGGGAGGGATTGTGCCGGATGTTTTTGTATCTGCCGATACAGTACATTTTACAAGATGGTATAATATGTTGGTGTATAGTGGTGTTCAAAAGCAGGTAACACGCGACTATGTTGTAGGTTGCCGACCGGAGTTACTGAAAAAGTATAAAACATTCGAAGCTTTTCAGAAAAACTTTGATGGCGGTGCACTATTGCAGGAAATATGCCGGGTAGCGGAAGAAGCGAATATTGTTTTTTCTGAAGAAGAATATGAAAGGTCGGAAAACTTTTTGCGGGTACAAGTGAAAGCGTTGGTTGCGCGCGAATTGTTCAATGAAAATGAATATTACTATCGCATACTGAATTCTGCGGACCCGTTTGTACAAAAAGCATGTGAAATAATGAATACTTCAGAAGAATATCGGAGGATTTTAAAAGAGAATAATTGA
- a CDS encoding TlpA disulfide reductase family protein, producing the protein MKCIVMNILMVCACLSSCGHSPIFKLEADVHTDEYDGLYIYLTHTGVVSREDDLKVDSALIRNGHFSFEYRVTGEPFVATLALPPKDDHFVYGLPDCYCIVEEGNVTLDYTPLGTQLKGGVLNQQYDNQILAKTREIKKRSNSIVAERDSLGKLRTLSIEEMEAFNQRIGALYKELQPAHICFVSDYIGTEVGAFFFFYYPESYYPEGIYAKLLASVDEEYRHKSELKKEKEKEAAAHWNESVKITEVGYPYRDFTCMDIEGKEVNLSDYIHSGRVTLVDFWASWCVPCVQELPFLKSLYQTYHEEGLDIVSVSLDTKKSAWEAAVKKHQIPWPQISDLKGWKGTITKDYAISAIPFILVIDRKGKIAVRNLHDYKLEEAIKEILSTKN; encoded by the coding sequence ATGAAATGTATAGTAATGAATATCCTTATGGTATGTGCTTGTCTGTCCTCGTGCGGACATTCTCCGATTTTTAAATTGGAGGCGGATGTGCATACGGATGAGTATGACGGGTTGTATATTTATCTCACTCATACAGGTGTCGTTTCGAGAGAGGATGATTTGAAAGTGGATAGTGCGTTGATACGAAATGGTCATTTTAGCTTTGAATATCGCGTTACCGGTGAACCATTTGTGGCAACATTGGCACTTCCACCCAAGGATGATCATTTTGTGTATGGTTTGCCGGATTGTTATTGTATTGTGGAGGAAGGGAATGTGACGTTGGACTATACTCCTTTGGGAACACAATTGAAGGGGGGAGTCCTGAATCAGCAATATGATAACCAGATATTGGCCAAGACTCGGGAAATCAAGAAAAGAAGTAATAGCATTGTGGCCGAAAGAGATTCTTTGGGCAAACTACGTACTTTGAGTATAGAGGAAATGGAGGCTTTTAATCAACGTATCGGTGCGTTGTATAAAGAGTTGCAACCGGCTCATATCTGTTTTGTTTCTGATTATATTGGGACTGAAGTGGGAGCTTTCTTTTTCTTTTATTATCCGGAGAGTTATTACCCTGAGGGGATATATGCGAAACTATTAGCATCGGTAGATGAGGAGTATCGTCACAAATCGGAATTGAAGAAAGAAAAGGAAAAAGAGGCTGCCGCACATTGGAATGAATCTGTGAAAATAACAGAGGTCGGTTATCCTTATCGCGACTTTACCTGCATGGACATAGAGGGGAAGGAGGTGAATCTCTCGGATTATATTCATTCTGGTCGTGTCACTTTGGTTGATTTTTGGGCATCCTGGTGTGTGCCATGTGTACAGGAACTTCCTTTCCTGAAATCTCTGTACCAAACTTATCATGAAGAGGGATTGGATATTGTGAGTGTTTCTTTGGATACCAAGAAAAGTGCATGGGAAGCTGCTGTGAAAAAACATCAGATTCCTTGGCCGCAAATCTCCGACTTAAAAGGCTGGAAGGGTACGATTACCAAAGATTATGCTATAAGTGCGATTCCTTTTATCCTTGTTATTGACCGGAAAGGTAAGATTGCAGTCCGTAATTTGCATGATTATAAGTTGGAGGAAGCTATAAAAGAGATATTGTCCACAAAGAATTAG